A section of the Streptomyces sp. SLBN-118 genome encodes:
- a CDS encoding replication-relaxation family protein translates to MTSTPATSLAPSPAEPLSHQVLAALGQHRIATTSQLRRMLRPDGTRQLLSRVLNKLRSDGFVDCTVLPDANRSRTHAWYLTQEGSRLTRDLPVLRGRPPYPITSDTAASLKTPHTLAVVRAHLAFAADARRLGHEHGPWDWTPEVSHSIGEGDRIVADAVMYYTAVESEHRRKLRAFVEVDRTTMSSERLAVKLIEYARLFQYEAQPVGRRRPAATGPAWLRWYPVFPRVLFVLTGASRARLDNRISDLQAMVAQHPLVTALAREVRLGAAVLEDIEQHGPAQAVWVPLAGGKPRPWTEL, encoded by the coding sequence ATGACCAGCACTCCGGCCACGAGCTTGGCTCCCAGCCCCGCTGAACCCCTGAGTCACCAGGTGCTGGCCGCGCTCGGCCAGCACCGCATCGCCACCACCAGCCAGCTGCGCCGGATGCTGCGGCCGGACGGCACACGGCAGCTGCTGTCCCGCGTCCTGAACAAGCTGCGCTCCGACGGCTTCGTCGACTGCACGGTGCTACCGGACGCCAACCGCTCACGTACCCACGCCTGGTACCTCACGCAGGAAGGCTCGCGCCTGACCCGGGATCTGCCTGTCCTGCGGGGGCGGCCGCCCTACCCCATCACCTCGGATACGGCAGCGTCGCTGAAGACCCCGCACACGCTCGCCGTCGTGCGCGCCCATCTGGCCTTTGCCGCGGACGCCCGCCGGCTCGGGCACGAGCACGGCCCCTGGGACTGGACCCCTGAGGTATCTCACTCCATCGGCGAAGGCGACCGGATTGTGGCCGACGCTGTCATGTACTACACCGCCGTCGAAAGCGAACACCGGCGAAAGCTGCGCGCGTTCGTGGAAGTCGATCGCACCACCATGAGCAGCGAGCGGCTGGCCGTGAAGTTGATCGAGTACGCCCGTCTGTTCCAGTACGAAGCCCAGCCCGTCGGCCGCCGCAGGCCGGCCGCCACAGGCCCTGCCTGGCTCCGCTGGTATCCGGTCTTTCCCCGCGTGCTCTTCGTGCTCACCGGCGCCTCCCGGGCCAGACTGGACAATCGGATCAGCGATCTGCAGGCGATGGTTGCCCAGCACCCACTCGTAACGGCCCTTGCCCGCGAAGTCCGGCTCGGAGCCGCCGTGCTGGAAGACATCGAGCAACACGGTCCCGCCCAGGCCGTGTGGGTGCCTCTGGCCGGCGGCAAGCCTCGCCCGTGGACCGAGTTGTGA
- a CDS encoding DUF6336 family protein yields the protein MFGGLFWTAYGGDIRRWRDVRTITGQTGCVMIKAPVLVRAGVLALVLFPGALGLYHLVDNSAYDSWLYGS from the coding sequence GTGTTCGGGGGCCTCTTTTGGACGGCCTACGGGGGTGACATCAGGCGGTGGCGTGACGTGCGTACGATCACCGGCCAGACAGGTTGCGTCATGATCAAGGCCCCCGTTCTCGTACGGGCCGGTGTCCTCGCCCTGGTGCTCTTCCCCGGCGCCCTCGGGCTCTACCACCTGGTCGACAACTCCGCATACGACAGCTGGCTGTACGGGAGTTAA
- a CDS encoding MBL fold metallo-hydrolase translates to MPPSIQVGPYTVIALADGAGPFFSPRSEAFPGATTEQWAAADQLDPGALDADGRWRLQFRAFAIRSDQGVTLVDAGIGPADSPAASWAPVPGALPASLAAAGIEPSEVDTVVLTHLHTDHVGWAVVGGEQTRPFFPNAEYLLQQAELDVIEEVNPQLRSTVIDPLRKTDQLRLLDGDTPLRSGERVFATPGHTPGHQSVLVASGRELVAVTGDLLVHAIQLLHPELAYAHEMDPERARASREQVLHSRAASTLYLATPHLTEPFIAR, encoded by the coding sequence ATGCCCCCTTCCATTCAGGTCGGCCCGTACACCGTCATCGCGCTCGCCGACGGCGCGGGCCCCTTCTTCTCCCCCAGGTCGGAGGCGTTCCCCGGCGCCACCACCGAGCAGTGGGCGGCGGCCGACCAGCTCGATCCCGGCGCGCTCGACGCCGACGGGCGCTGGCGGCTCCAGTTCCGCGCGTTCGCGATCCGCAGCGACCAGGGCGTGACGCTGGTCGACGCGGGGATCGGCCCGGCCGACAGCCCGGCGGCCTCGTGGGCGCCCGTGCCCGGGGCGCTCCCGGCTTCGCTGGCCGCCGCGGGTATCGAACCATCCGAAGTAGACACCGTGGTGCTCACGCACCTCCACACCGACCACGTGGGCTGGGCCGTCGTCGGCGGCGAGCAGACGCGGCCGTTCTTCCCGAACGCCGAATACCTGTTGCAGCAGGCCGAACTCGACGTGATCGAGGAGGTCAACCCGCAGCTGCGGTCCACTGTGATCGACCCGCTCCGCAAGACCGATCAGCTACGGCTGCTCGACGGCGACACCCCGCTGCGCAGCGGCGAGCGCGTGTTCGCCACGCCCGGGCACACGCCCGGGCACCAGAGCGTGCTCGTCGCGTCCGGGCGCGAACTGGTCGCCGTCACCGGTGACCTGCTCGTGCACGCGATCCAGCTGCTCCACCCCGAACTCGCCTACGCTCACGAGATGGACCCTGAGCGGGCAAGGGCCTCAAGGGAACAGGTGCTCCACAGCCGGGCCGCCAGCACCCTCTACCTTGCGACCCCGCACCTGACCGAGCCGTTCATCGCCCGCTGA
- a CDS encoding DUF6336 family protein, with translation MAVVLASPQPEQRTGKGSRETITADFRHPEQRISSVAPDEDGVRLPRLLFKDVVVRGAVQGIAVVVLLFVGMALCISRNSRCGWGWEAVGGLSSPDCR, from the coding sequence GTGGCCGTAGTCCTGGCGTCGCCCCAGCCTGAACAGCGGACTGGGAAAGGATCACGGGAAACGATCACTGCAGACTTTCGTCACCCGGAGCAGCGCATTTCGTCGGTAGCCCCGGATGAGGATGGGGTACGTCTGCCGCGGCTGCTCTTCAAGGACGTGGTGGTGCGAGGGGCGGTGCAGGGAATCGCCGTCGTCGTCCTGCTCTTCGTGGGAATGGCGTTGTGCATCTCTAGGAACAGCAGATGTGGATGGGGTTGGGAGGCGGTTGGTGGCCTCTCGTCGCCTGATTGTCGATGA
- a CDS encoding conjugal transfer protein, whose protein sequence is MSPGKQASGNETAAPMVAGARLEAMRRRVRLSRLAVWTVIAAGPVALAAAITSTPTTVETAAAAKPTAVRTTAHAADPGGYAQLFVSAWLRSSADDATSAQARLAQSMAPDVELPDPATDAQSKPQSVTTVRSAQREGGTWSVTVAAQYADGSVRYYAVPVAADRAGASFTVTGAPGVVAGPARAAAPTPPYGVSVPEGDLSSAVGEFLAAYLTGAGEVSRYLAPGVKVSAVSPAPYTTVAVQQVLAVEEAAAAEQVPADGTEVRILVQVEARDEGGRWPLAYEVALKARSGRWEVAALESGTAQAGGAR, encoded by the coding sequence ATGTCTCCTGGCAAGCAGGCCTCAGGCAACGAGACCGCTGCTCCGATGGTCGCGGGCGCCCGGCTGGAGGCGATGCGGCGCCGCGTACGCCTTTCACGCCTGGCGGTCTGGACCGTCATCGCAGCCGGACCCGTCGCCCTGGCCGCCGCCATCACCTCCACCCCGACCACGGTCGAGACGGCCGCCGCCGCCAAGCCCACCGCCGTGCGCACCACGGCGCACGCCGCCGACCCGGGCGGCTATGCGCAGCTGTTCGTCAGCGCGTGGCTGCGCAGCAGCGCGGACGACGCCACCAGTGCGCAGGCGCGGCTTGCGCAGTCGATGGCGCCGGACGTCGAACTGCCCGACCCAGCCACGGATGCGCAGTCGAAGCCTCAGTCCGTGACCACGGTGCGCAGTGCGCAGCGCGAGGGCGGCACCTGGTCGGTGACGGTGGCCGCGCAGTACGCCGACGGATCGGTGCGGTACTACGCCGTACCGGTGGCCGCGGACCGCGCAGGCGCCTCGTTCACGGTGACCGGTGCGCCCGGCGTGGTCGCCGGCCCGGCCAGGGCCGCGGCGCCGACGCCGCCGTATGGCGTGAGCGTCCCGGAGGGTGATCTGTCCTCCGCCGTCGGGGAGTTCCTTGCCGCGTACCTGACTGGTGCCGGGGAGGTCAGTCGCTACCTCGCGCCCGGCGTCAAGGTGTCGGCCGTCTCCCCCGCCCCGTACACGACGGTCGCGGTGCAGCAGGTACTCGCTGTCGAGGAGGCGGCGGCCGCCGAGCAGGTGCCGGCCGACGGCACCGAGGTCCGCATCCTCGTTCAGGTGGAAGCCCGGGACGAGGGCGGGCGGTGGCCGCTGGCGTACGAGGTCGCGTTGAAGGCCCGCTCCGGCCGGTGGGAAGTCGCGGCGCTGGAGTCCGGAACCGCCCAGGCGGGGGGTGCCCGGTGA